In Trichocoleus desertorum NBK24, the following are encoded in one genomic region:
- a CDS encoding glycoside hydrolase family 10 protein, which produces MKRPLRFFSKGWQQSLKSCFLFCLAASLTVLLTGQPTKAIAQTPTPELAPFPEVLLPEASVQQPVPKTHQEIRGVWMTENDNDILRDHVKLQDAVGQLAQLNFNTLYPVIWNSGYVLYPSAVAQRHEIQPFVRKGLQGQDILADLITQAHQKGLLVIPWFEFGFMAPAVSELAANRPEWFTHRRDGSLTTEIDAGEVMWLNPFLPEVQQFITDLVLEATTQYDADGIQFDDHMALPVEFGYDRHTLAMYKQETKKDAPANARDPEWVRWRADKITTFMAQLNKAVKERKPNAIFSVSPNPYDSAYSGYLQDWLSWVRKDIVDELIVQVYRPDMQSFLGQIARSELQEASQKIPTGVGVLTGLRNKPMPMSLIQSKVRAARDRGLGVSFFYYESLWEHTPEPAAERQANFQALFQTRVARAINE; this is translated from the coding sequence ATGAAACGACCACTACGCTTCTTTTCCAAAGGCTGGCAGCAATCGCTTAAGTCTTGCTTCTTGTTCTGCTTGGCAGCGTCCCTGACTGTTTTGCTAACGGGTCAGCCTACCAAAGCGATCGCTCAAACTCCAACCCCAGAGTTAGCGCCCTTTCCAGAGGTGCTCCTCCCAGAGGCTAGCGTTCAACAACCTGTACCAAAAACCCATCAGGAAATCCGAGGGGTTTGGATGACTGAGAATGACAATGACATTCTTAGAGATCACGTCAAGTTACAGGATGCTGTGGGTCAACTGGCTCAACTGAACTTCAATACGCTTTATCCTGTGATTTGGAATTCGGGATATGTGCTGTATCCCAGCGCCGTCGCTCAACGCCATGAAATCCAGCCTTTTGTCCGCAAAGGTTTACAAGGGCAAGATATCCTAGCAGATTTGATAACTCAGGCCCATCAGAAAGGATTACTCGTCATTCCTTGGTTTGAGTTCGGTTTCATGGCACCTGCGGTTTCGGAGTTAGCAGCTAATCGTCCTGAGTGGTTCACCCACCGCCGCGACGGTAGCCTAACCACAGAAATTGATGCTGGTGAGGTGATGTGGTTAAATCCGTTCTTGCCAGAGGTGCAGCAGTTTATTACCGATCTGGTGCTAGAAGCCACCACTCAATACGATGCCGATGGCATTCAGTTTGATGACCACATGGCCTTACCTGTTGAGTTCGGTTACGATCGCCATACCTTAGCTATGTACAAACAAGAAACAAAGAAAGATGCTCCAGCCAATGCTCGTGATCCAGAGTGGGTGCGCTGGCGGGCTGATAAAATTACGACCTTCATGGCTCAGCTCAACAAAGCAGTCAAGGAAAGAAAGCCAAATGCTATCTTCTCTGTGTCGCCTAACCCCTATGATTCGGCCTATAGCGGCTATCTGCAAGACTGGCTGAGTTGGGTGCGAAAGGATATCGTGGATGAGCTGATCGTGCAGGTGTATCGTCCTGATATGCAGAGTTTCTTAGGACAAATTGCGCGCTCAGAACTTCAAGAGGCCAGCCAAAAAATCCCTACAGGAGTGGGGGTGCTGACAGGCTTGAGAAACAAACCCATGCCGATGTCATTGATTCAATCTAAGGTTCGGGCTGCTCGCGATCGCGGTTTAGGCGTGTCTTTCTTTTACTACGAAAGTCTATGGGAACATACCCCCGAACCCGCCGCAGAACGGCAAGCGAATTTTCAAGCACTGTTTCAAACTCGCGTGGCACGGGCGATCAATGAATAG
- a CDS encoding aldo/keto reductase, which yields MELTTLAGKSISCLGLASRRVQESACVSQAFAAGVNYFFFYNLGSERFLAALKSLAIAQRPALCLATGSEQRSLVALREYLDQVRHTLATDVVDVFFAQYVSPSDDPAEVVVALEELYRWKAQGYIRYVGVSTHNHAIALDMLQNQRCDVLMHRYNMAHRKAEADVLPAAVQADIPVVAFTATRWGTLLRSPATWPHNPPSAADCYRFSLQPSAIRVVLTSPANLTELTANLSVVKTSALTPEELAYWQRYGTLVYGNGQDKFETQWL from the coding sequence GTGGAACTGACAACACTTGCAGGAAAATCCATTAGTTGCCTGGGCTTAGCTAGCCGACGGGTGCAAGAATCGGCTTGTGTGTCTCAAGCATTCGCGGCTGGAGTCAACTACTTTTTCTTCTATAACTTGGGTTCCGAGCGTTTTTTGGCAGCTTTGAAATCACTCGCGATCGCCCAGCGACCAGCCTTATGTCTTGCTACAGGAAGCGAGCAGCGCAGTCTTGTCGCTCTCAGAGAGTATTTGGATCAAGTGAGACATACATTGGCGACCGATGTAGTCGATGTGTTCTTTGCGCAATATGTATCTCCTAGTGATGACCCTGCGGAGGTTGTGGTAGCTCTGGAGGAGTTATACAGATGGAAAGCGCAGGGATATATCCGCTATGTGGGTGTGAGTACCCACAATCACGCGATCGCTTTGGATATGCTGCAAAATCAGCGCTGTGATGTCCTGATGCATCGCTACAATATGGCCCATCGCAAGGCAGAGGCTGATGTTTTGCCAGCCGCAGTTCAAGCGGATATTCCTGTCGTGGCATTTACGGCTACCCGTTGGGGTACTCTGTTGCGATCGCCAGCTACTTGGCCTCATAATCCACCTAGTGCCGCTGACTGCTACCGCTTTTCGTTACAACCTTCCGCGATCCGAGTGGTCTTAACTTCACCTGCCAACTTGACAGAATTGACGGCCAATCTCAGCGTTGTAAAAACTTCTGCTTTGACTCCAGAAGAACTCGCTTATTGGCAGCGGTACGGAACTTTGGTCTACGGGAATGGTCAGGATAAATTTGAGACGCAATGGCTTTAG
- a CDS encoding BON domain-containing protein produces the protein MKNLTPLILSSVLVLGLAACDTARTSTSAPDTATQPESNLKEPVAQNNQDDATSELRRRQLNSDIRAAEQRNNATGGDADRTDGDLQSEVRSKLEANLPQSELTITAEEGAVTIAGTVVDEEQLNKIEPLAKEIKGVRTVAVKANVASHAQPDEPPAPGSKETTGIHTDSN, from the coding sequence ATGAAAAATTTAACTCCATTGATCCTAAGCAGTGTTTTAGTCCTAGGCTTAGCAGCTTGTGACACCGCTAGAACCAGCACCAGTGCACCCGACACGGCAACACAGCCAGAGAGCAACTTAAAAGAACCCGTTGCCCAGAATAATCAAGATGATGCCACCTCTGAACTGCGAAGAAGGCAGCTAAATTCTGATATTCGTGCCGCTGAACAACGCAACAATGCCACCGGAGGCGATGCCGACAGAACCGATGGTGATCTGCAAAGCGAAGTGCGCTCGAAGTTGGAAGCCAATTTACCCCAAAGCGAGCTAACCATCACTGCGGAAGAAGGGGCTGTTACTATTGCTGGAACAGTAGTAGATGAGGAACAACTCAACAAAATCGAACCTTTAGCAAAAGAGATTAAGGGCGTTCGCACTGTCGCTGTCAAGGCCAACGTGGCTTCCCATGCCCAGCCCGATGAACCACCTGCGCCAGGTTCTAAAGAAACGACAGGAATTCATACAGATTCGAATTGA
- a CDS encoding YsnF/AvaK domain-containing protein yields MALGQPLEQHRRAIGTFSSRDEAEHALRELRDSGFPMERVSVVAKDSNHGDDRLAGTEVTHQVGNKADEGAKTGAITGAALGGITGLLVGLGFLAIPGIGPVMLAGAGATVLATALSGTAIGAATGGLLGALVGLGIPEERAKVYHDRVAQGHYLVMVEGTDVELRRAEQILHRRGIQEWGIYDASHQDTASTTALGDARLADRSTATTHDRVLDQTSATPSTPQPGLEVRDTQSIDLYEERLVADKTRQKTGEVTIGKHVETETVRVETPIERERVIVERVIPEGADRAVALDETSFQSGEILRVEVYEETPEVHKQVVVREEVNLRKEVIQDVVKAEDTVRREEIHVETEGHPAMDVDRDRLPKDRI; encoded by the coding sequence ATGGCTTTAGGACAACCTTTAGAACAACACAGAAGAGCGATCGGTACCTTTTCAAGCCGAGACGAGGCAGAACATGCCCTGCGGGAGCTACGAGATAGTGGTTTTCCTATGGAGCGGGTTTCTGTTGTAGCGAAAGATTCAAACCACGGTGATGACCGACTCGCGGGTACCGAAGTCACGCATCAAGTCGGGAATAAAGCGGATGAAGGCGCAAAGACAGGCGCTATTACAGGTGCTGCTTTGGGCGGCATCACAGGTCTACTGGTTGGCCTCGGTTTCTTGGCAATCCCAGGTATTGGGCCAGTGATGCTAGCAGGAGCAGGCGCAACTGTTTTAGCCACCGCCCTCTCAGGTACAGCGATTGGTGCTGCCACGGGAGGCTTGTTGGGTGCTTTAGTGGGGCTGGGTATCCCTGAAGAGCGAGCTAAAGTTTATCACGATCGCGTGGCTCAAGGTCATTACTTGGTAATGGTAGAAGGCACAGATGTAGAACTGCGGCGGGCTGAACAAATTCTTCATCGTCGTGGCATTCAAGAATGGGGAATCTATGATGCCTCCCATCAGGACACAGCTAGCACCACTGCTCTAGGAGATGCAAGGTTAGCCGATCGTTCTACAGCCACTACTCACGATCGCGTTCTAGATCAAACCAGTGCGACCCCCTCAACCCCTCAACCTGGTTTGGAGGTGCGGGATACCCAATCTATTGATTTGTACGAAGAACGACTGGTAGCCGACAAAACCCGTCAGAAAACAGGAGAAGTCACAATTGGTAAGCACGTTGAAACTGAGACGGTGCGGGTTGAAACTCCAATCGAACGAGAACGTGTAATTGTCGAACGTGTGATTCCAGAGGGTGCTGACAGAGCCGTAGCTCTTGATGAGACTAGCTTTCAATCTGGGGAAATCCTTCGGGTTGAAGTGTACGAAGAAACGCCAGAAGTCCATAAACAGGTCGTTGTCCGTGAGGAAGTTAACCTACGGAAAGAAGTCATACAGGATGTGGTCAAGGCCGAAGATACAGTACGTCGTGAAGAAATCCACGTTGAAACGGAGGGGCATCCTGCGATGGATGTAGACCGGGATCGCCTTCCTAAAGATCGAATTTAG
- a CDS encoding helix-turn-helix domain-containing protein: protein MPRLAPTPLQLTETETEQLQQLVNRHRTPQQIALRASILLLADKGLNHRDIARELNISRDMARLWRNRWLELSLKDMPVVERLRDAPRPGGPMSFSLEQIVQLFAIACEKPEEYGHPISHWTPRELADEVVKQGIVKSISPRHVGRLMNEADLKPHQSQYWLNPPPTLNSTKRSKTSVRFT, encoded by the coding sequence ATGCCTAGACTAGCTCCCACACCTTTGCAACTGACAGAGACAGAGACAGAGCAACTCCAACAGCTAGTCAATCGCCATCGCACTCCCCAGCAAATTGCCTTAAGAGCCAGCATTCTTCTGCTAGCAGACAAAGGACTTAACCATCGGGACATCGCTCGTGAACTGAACATCAGCCGAGACATGGCAAGGCTGTGGCGTAATCGATGGTTAGAGTTGAGCCTGAAGGACATGCCAGTGGTAGAGCGATTAAGAGATGCCCCTCGACCGGGAGGACCAATGAGCTTCAGTTTGGAGCAGATTGTGCAGCTGTTTGCGATTGCTTGTGAGAAGCCTGAAGAGTATGGACACCCCATCAGTCATTGGACTCCCCGAGAGTTGGCTGATGAAGTGGTCAAACAAGGAATTGTTAAGAGCATCTCCCCGCGACATGTGGGCCGCTTGATGAATGAAGCAGATTTGAAACCTCATCAGTCGCAGTACTGGTTGAATCCCCCCCCGACCCTCAATTCGACGAAAAGGTCAAAGACATCTGTGCGATTTACCTGA
- a CDS encoding transposase: MGERTVSLDEMTGIQALERKSADQPIRPGKRERREFEYIRHGTQTLIASFDVAQGRVVEATVGDTRTEADYLSHLQQLVATDPKAIKWHLVMDCLNIHQSESLVRFVAQTQGLEIDLGVKGESGILKSMQTRADFLADPSHKIVFHFTPKHCSWLNQIEVWFSILVRKLLRRGNFVSKVQLKTRILRFVDYFNRTMAKPFKWTYQGKALKQ; this comes from the coding sequence GTGGGAGAACGGACGGTTTCTCTCGATGAGATGACAGGAATTCAAGCTCTCGAACGAAAGTCTGCTGACCAACCGATACGTCCTGGCAAACGAGAACGACGAGAATTTGAGTATATTCGCCACGGAACTCAAACCTTAATTGCCAGTTTTGACGTAGCACAAGGTCGAGTCGTCGAAGCAACCGTTGGCGACACTCGCACAGAGGCAGACTACCTCAGCCACCTCCAACAGTTAGTTGCGACCGACCCGAAGGCGATCAAATGGCACTTGGTGATGGATTGCTTGAACATTCATCAGTCAGAATCATTAGTTCGATTTGTGGCACAAACCCAAGGGCTTGAGATCGACCTGGGAGTCAAAGGGGAATCGGGTATCCTCAAATCGATGCAAACTCGGGCTGATTTCTTGGCTGACCCCAGCCACAAAATTGTGTTCCACTTCACTCCTAAGCACTGTTCCTGGCTCAATCAGATTGAGGTCTGGTTCAGTATCTTGGTTCGTAAGTTACTCAGGCGAGGCAATTTCGTGAGTAAAGTGCAACTCAAAACCCGCATCCTCCGATTCGTTGATTACTTCAATCGCACGATGGCTAAACCCTTCAAATGGACTTACCAAGGCAAAGCATTAAAGCAATGA
- a CDS encoding cysteine peptidase family C39 domain-containing protein — translation MNSCPILLVAGRDSPWVPDFFFLYVGGYIWDAILAVCCFCTGLVLSLELPAWKDVQRLQQLILFLLVSLSATCFLGYYQLPITNLVQATRASGEVVMQTTPYSCAAASIATIAQLVKPDTPITELDVVKLAGTSRRGTSTLAEIHAMQALGLSPQYERNLSIQDLVNRQQLAVLHVMEPVGAIKISHAIVLLAIDPAKQTLLLGNPIYGRQVKTFTEMQDYWLKEAVFVSGSLIKDR, via the coding sequence GTGAATTCATGCCCTATTCTACTAGTAGCAGGACGCGACAGCCCTTGGGTGCCTGATTTCTTTTTTCTATATGTGGGAGGTTACATTTGGGATGCTATTTTAGCAGTTTGCTGCTTCTGTACTGGGCTGGTTCTATCGCTAGAACTACCAGCCTGGAAAGATGTACAACGTCTACAACAACTAATTTTGTTTCTGCTGGTGAGCCTTTCGGCAACTTGCTTCTTGGGGTATTACCAATTGCCAATTACCAACTTGGTACAAGCCACTAGAGCTTCAGGAGAAGTTGTGATGCAAACCACTCCTTACAGTTGTGCTGCGGCATCTATCGCCACAATTGCTCAACTCGTGAAACCTGATACACCCATTACCGAACTAGATGTGGTGAAGCTAGCTGGAACCAGCCGTAGGGGTACGAGTACGCTCGCTGAAATTCATGCCATGCAAGCTCTAGGGTTATCTCCCCAATACGAGCGCAATTTAAGCATTCAAGATTTGGTGAACCGCCAGCAACTCGCTGTTTTGCATGTCATGGAGCCTGTAGGAGCAATTAAAATCTCCCATGCGATCGTTCTGTTGGCAATTGATCCTGCAAAACAAACCCTATTGCTGGGCAATCCCATCTACGGTAGACAAGTAAAAACCTTTACTGAGATGCAAGACTATTGGCTAAAAGAGGCTGTTTTCGTCTCTGGTTCGCTCATTAAGGATCGCTAG
- a CDS encoding phosphodiester glycosidase family protein yields MKLKKLINIVLFCVISVCCLSIVIACQETKPVNLRADQRFKTEAIEVYEFNQYGMTIAQLSGGFDLIYIPEKADVVKTLAEEQNYQYVINGSFFDGTYAKAKHAGWLWVLGKNYAPIKQDPQLTHIAVYNTKNQQIQFVDYQNFTPSRSNEVIEFQSGPIVVENNQVAKTYIANSLNGSAPYTRSLLAVTDNRTKYFITVRKPIRLDDLANYLLSLEIFAGKRLDVLNLDGGPSVALYSRELINLRYNDTAQLPILLGVR; encoded by the coding sequence ATGAAGCTTAAAAAGTTAATCAATATTGTTCTGTTTTGCGTAATCTCAGTTTGCTGCCTAAGTATTGTCATTGCTTGTCAGGAAACCAAACCTGTCAATCTTAGGGCTGATCAACGCTTTAAGACTGAGGCGATCGAGGTTTATGAATTTAATCAGTATGGAATGACGATTGCTCAACTGTCGGGTGGTTTCGATTTGATCTACATCCCTGAAAAGGCTGATGTTGTAAAAACACTGGCTGAGGAGCAGAACTATCAATATGTGATCAATGGCTCCTTTTTTGATGGTACGTATGCCAAGGCGAAGCACGCAGGTTGGTTGTGGGTGTTGGGTAAAAACTATGCCCCTATTAAACAAGATCCTCAGCTAACGCATATTGCGGTGTACAACACGAAAAATCAGCAAATTCAATTTGTGGACTACCAAAACTTTACCCCTAGTCGCAGCAATGAGGTGATTGAATTCCAATCAGGCCCTATCGTTGTAGAGAATAATCAGGTAGCTAAAACTTACATTGCTAACAGTTTGAACGGATCTGCTCCCTATACGCGATCGCTCTTGGCCGTGACGGATAATAGAACCAAATATTTCATCACTGTGAGAAAACCGATCCGATTAGATGACCTCGCTAATTATTTGTTGTCCCTAGAGATCTTTGCAGGAAAGCGCTTAGATGTGTTGAATTTGGATGGAGGTCCATCTGTTGCGCTGTATTCTAGAGAGCTGATCAATTTACGTTATAACGACACAGCTCAGTTGCCAATTTTGTTAGGAGTTCGTTAG
- a CDS encoding ISH3 family transposase has protein sequence MTTYPSSLSPAPALTDEGTLEAALDCLLESVPLNMKGGYTPQDLFEILLRAASRGDSIEHTAQRLQGTPSGNGIRYHLDKLDEMATLESQLNAALQSRIPPKICRRQHRIAIDLHLIPYYGNPSEVEAPYIYRSQAKAGTTSFFAYATVYVVCRHKRVTLGIHAVHRQETLVATLTYLLARLSPLRVRVKRLYLDRGFYSVPVIRWLKALQIPFLMPAVIRGKTGGTRQLLRGRRSYQTPYTLNSPQYGSVSCQMRVICNYYKGLKGKHGIQYTVYVLHRVKVALHQTHRHYRDRFGIETSYRIKNQCRIRTTSKNPVTRFLFVALAFVLVNLWVYLLWFFISRTQRGGRVVYRELFALKTMLEFLSQAVERHFPVITAIYLPALE, from the coding sequence ATGACGACCTACCCATCTTCATTATCTCCTGCTCCCGCTCTGACCGATGAAGGGACACTGGAAGCTGCCCTTGATTGTCTACTCGAGTCTGTTCCACTGAACATGAAAGGCGGATACACCCCCCAAGACCTATTCGAGATCCTGCTGCGGGCTGCCAGCCGAGGCGATAGCATCGAACACACGGCTCAACGCTTGCAAGGTACACCCAGTGGTAATGGTATCCGCTATCACTTGGACAAATTGGATGAGATGGCCACACTGGAGAGCCAACTCAATGCGGCTCTGCAAAGCCGAATTCCACCCAAGATTTGCAGAAGGCAGCATCGCATTGCCATCGATTTACACTTAATTCCCTACTACGGCAACCCAAGTGAGGTGGAGGCTCCCTACATCTACCGCTCTCAAGCTAAAGCTGGAACTACCTCATTCTTCGCCTATGCCACAGTCTATGTTGTCTGTCGTCACAAACGTGTGACCCTAGGGATTCATGCAGTGCATCGTCAAGAAACCTTAGTGGCGACCCTGACTTATTTGCTCGCGAGGTTGAGTCCGCTGCGAGTCCGAGTCAAACGGCTTTACCTGGACCGAGGGTTTTATAGTGTCCCTGTCATCCGTTGGCTGAAGGCATTGCAGATTCCCTTCCTGATGCCTGCGGTGATTCGGGGCAAAACTGGAGGAACCCGTCAACTGCTAAGGGGACGGCGCAGCTACCAGACACCCTACACCCTCAACAGTCCCCAGTATGGTTCGGTCAGCTGTCAGATGCGGGTCATTTGTAACTATTACAAAGGGCTCAAGGGCAAGCATGGGATTCAATACACTGTCTATGTGCTGCATCGGGTGAAGGTTGCCCTGCACCAGACCCATCGGCATTACAGAGACCGTTTTGGCATTGAAACCAGTTACAGGATCAAGAACCAGTGTCGCATCCGCACCACGAGTAAAAATCCTGTAACCCGCTTTCTGTTTGTCGCTCTAGCGTTTGTCCTAGTCAATCTTTGGGTGTATTTGCTGTGGTTCTTTATCAGTCGGACACAACGAGGAGGGCGAGTGGTTTACCGAGAACTGTTTGCCCTCAAGACAATGCTGGAATTCCTGTCCCAGGCAGTGGAGCGGCATTTTCCAGTCATCACAGCCATCTACTTACCCGCTCTGGAATGA
- a CDS encoding ATP-binding cassette domain-containing protein, with the protein MLSTDSKSRKMPERITPSHQTHSSFSPVGTKLEVHNVCKSYGMKGKPLVVLDDINLQIHSREFVCLVGSSGCGKSTLLNIVAGLAAPSSGAVFVDDQLVTGRPGSDRGMVFQGYTLYPWLTVAQNVAFGLQLRKISKAEQRDRVGYFLNVVGLSKFANSYPKQLSGGMKQRVAIARALANEPAVLLMDEPFGALDAQTKEQMQQFLLELWDQAHVTVMMITHDIEEAIYLSQRVYVMDAHPGRIKAEVTIQLPERRELDIKLSPAFVDIKRQIIHTLRHDVATVSL; encoded by the coding sequence ATGCTCAGTACTGATTCAAAATCTCGCAAGATGCCAGAGCGCATTACCCCATCTCACCAAACCCACTCCTCATTTTCCCCTGTAGGCACAAAACTAGAAGTTCACAATGTCTGCAAATCTTATGGTATGAAAGGCAAGCCCTTGGTGGTGCTAGATGACATCAACTTACAGATTCACTCTAGAGAATTTGTCTGTTTGGTCGGCTCCTCTGGCTGTGGCAAGTCTACGTTACTCAACATCGTCGCTGGGCTGGCTGCACCTTCTTCTGGTGCGGTTTTTGTCGATGATCAATTAGTGACAGGGCGGCCTGGTTCCGATCGCGGCATGGTATTTCAGGGTTACACCCTCTACCCTTGGCTAACCGTGGCTCAGAATGTGGCATTTGGGCTGCAACTCCGCAAAATATCGAAGGCCGAACAGCGCGATCGCGTGGGTTACTTCCTCAATGTGGTGGGGTTATCAAAGTTTGCCAACAGCTACCCCAAACAGTTATCGGGTGGGATGAAGCAACGGGTGGCGATCGCACGGGCCTTAGCCAATGAGCCAGCCGTGTTGCTGATGGATGAGCCTTTTGGTGCGCTTGATGCTCAGACGAAAGAACAGATGCAGCAGTTCCTGCTGGAGCTTTGGGATCAGGCTCATGTCACGGTGATGATGATTACGCATGACATAGAAGAGGCCATCTATCTATCGCAGCGAGTCTATGTGATGGATGCTCATCCCGGACGCATCAAAGCCGAAGTTACGATTCAATTGCCAGAACGTCGAGAACTGGATATTAAACTTTCTCCTGCCTTTGTCGATATCAAACGGCAAATTATTCATACTCTCCGTCACGATGTTGCCACAGTTTCTCTTTAG